The following proteins come from a genomic window of Miscanthus floridulus cultivar M001 chromosome 2, ASM1932011v1, whole genome shotgun sequence:
- the LOC136535218 gene encoding wall-associated receptor kinase-like 14, translating into MRGSAAALLLLPWMLLLLHAAAVGNGSCARSCGALTVQYPFGFSPGCEIPLGCDQANGTAWLGGARELGLLVSNVTARALFLTLRPNCSRRLNASLKALFTKTYAPGRQNALVVSSCKPASLAADISNCSLHPSAYLDNLSQCGRGAEDSIRCVVPTQPTSDDNIRVPDRFLNRTEMQTLAAECTGLVSAVSYWDAPAPAPALLLATMELEWWMLGPCRCSRQANCTRVTTPEARQEAFRCECREGFEGDGFAEGAGCRKAPKCNPSKYLSGDCGKTIQIVLLVAGIMFGAMVTCVSCLAYQLLKRRSASIRTKRSTKQFLSEASCAVPLYSYREIERATGGFSEEKRLGTGAYGTVYAGRLSDDRLVAVKRIRPRDNGGGVDCVMNEVKLLSCVCHRNLVRLLGCCIEQGQQILVYEFMPNGTLAQHLQRERGPAAMPWTVRLRIAAETAKAIAYLHSEVHPPIYHRDVKSSNILLDHEYNSKVADFGLSRMGNMGMGDSSHISTAPQGTPGYVDPQYHQNFHLSDRSDVYSFGVVLVEIITAMKAVDFARAPSEVNLAQLAVDRIGRGCVDDIVDPYLDPHRDAWTLSSIHKVAELAFRCLAFHSEMRPSMTEVADELEQIQRSGWAPSADDAAFMSTPSSISSSVASTRGTDRSWGAGRSRTERAAVNASLVVQETAAKGEVESPVSVQERWFSERSSPSSNSLLGNCSVH; encoded by the exons ATGCGGGGCTCGGCGGCGGCACTGCTGCTCCTGCcgtggatgctgctgctgctgcatgcggCAGCCGTGGGCAACGGGAGCTGCGCGCGGAGCTGCGGGGCCTTGACGGTGCAGTACCCGTTCGGCTTCTCCCCCGGCTGCGAGATACCGCTCGGCTGCGACCAGGCGAACGGCACGGCGTGGCTCGGGGGCGCGCGCGAGCTGGGCCTGCTCGTGTCCAACGTCACGGCGCGCGCGCTCTTCCTCACCCTGCGCCCAAACTGCTCCCGGAGGCTCAACGCCTCCCTCAAGGCGCTCTTCACGAAGACGTACGCGCCCGGCAGGCAGAACGCGCTCGTTGTGAGCTCGTGCAAGCCCGCCTCCCTGGCCGCCGACATCAGCAACTGCAGCCTCCACCCTAGCGCTTACCTCGACAACTTGTCCCAGTGCGGCCGCGGCGCCGAGGACTCCATCCGCTGCGTCGTGCCGACACAGCCAACCAGCGACGACAACATCCGCGTCCCCGACCGTTTCTTGAACAGAACCGAGATGCAAACGCTCGCCGCAGAATGCACCGGGCTGGTGTCGGCGGTGAGCTACTGggacgcgccggcgccggcgccggcgctgctGCTAGCCACGATGGAGCTGGAGTGGTGGATGCTCGGGCCGTGCCGATGCTCCCGCCAAGCTAACTGCACCCGGGTCACCACGCCGGAAGCAAGGCAGGAGGCGTTCCGGTGCGAGTGCCGAGAGGGCTTCGAGGGCGACGGCTTCGCCGAGGGCGCCGGTTGCCGGAAAG CTCCAAAATGCAATCCTTCAAAATACCTATCTGGGGATTGTGGTAAGACGATCCAAATCGTCCTTCTCGTGGCAG GGATCATGTTTGGCGCCATGGTGACGTGCGTGAGCTGCCTGGCGTACCAACTGCTGAAGCGCCGGTCCGCGTCCATCCGTACGAAGCGCAGCACGAAGCAGTTCCTGTCCGAGGCCTCCTGCGCGGTGCCCCTGTACTCGTACCGCGAGATCGAGCGCGCCACGGGCGGCTTCTCCGAGGAGAAGCGGCTGGGCACGGGCGCCTACGGCACCGTGTACGCGGGGCGGCTGAGCGACGACCGCCTGGTGGCCGTGAAGCGGATCCGGCCGCGCGACAACGGTGGCGGGGTGGACTGCGTGATGAACGAGGTGAAGCTGCTGTCTTGCGTGTGCCACCGCAACCTGGTCCGCCTCCTCGGCTGCTGCATCGAGCAGGGGCAGCAGATCCTGGTGTACGAGTTCATGCCCAACGGCACGCTGGCGCAGCACCTGCAGCGGGAGCGAGGCCCCGCCGCGATGCCCTGGACGGTCCGCCTCCGCATCGCCGCCGAGACGGCCAAGGCCATCGCGTACCTGCACTCGGAGGTGCACCCGCCCATCTACCACCGCGACGTCAAGTCCAGCAACATCCTGCTCGACCACGAGTACAACTCCAAGGTCGCCGACTTCGGGCTGTCGCGGATGGGCAACATGGGCATGGGGGACTCCTCGCACATCTCCACGGCGCCGCAGGGCACGCCAGGCTACGTCGACCCGCAGTACCACCAGAACTTCCACCTCTCCGACAGGAGCGACGTCTACAGCTTCGGCGTCGTGCTCGTGGAGATCATCACCGCCATGAAGGCCGTCGACTTCGCCAGGGCGCCCAGCGAGGTCAACCTGGCGCAGCTCGCCGTGGACAGGATCGGCAGGGGCTGCGTCGACGACATCGTCGACCCGTACCTGGACCCGCACAGGGACGCCTGGACGCTCTCGTCCATCCACAAGGTGGCCGAGCTGGCGTTCCGGTGCCTGGCGTTCCACAGCGAGATGAGGCCGTCCATGAccgaggtcgccgacgagctggaGCAGATACAGCGCAGCGGGTGGGCGCCATCGGCTGACGACGCCGCGTTCATGTCGACGCCGTCGTCGATCTCCTCGTCCGTAGCGTCGACGCGCGGCACCGACAGGTCGTGGGGTGCCGGCAGAAGCCGGACGGAGAGGGCCGCGGTGAATGCTTCGTTGGTCGTGCAAGAGACGGCGGCGAAGGGCGAAGTGGAGTCCCCTGTGTCCGTGCAGGAGAGGTGGTTCAGCGAGAGGAGCTCCCCTTCCTCCAACAGCTTGCTGGGCAATTGCTCCGTGCACTGA
- the LOC136535246 gene encoding conserved oligomeric Golgi complex subunit 6-like, with protein MAAALAPGVSRKLKKVLETRTDNPDLLASLGALSTFYVQNTPQARRNLKSSIEQRALAINRHFLDASLPAHKALDRVEGEVHALNDSWKKIEEALSSCSASTGDIISTTERLQQELEVITQRQEIVSCFLRDYQLSNEEINALREEEIDDKFFKALLHVQEIHSNCKVLLRTHHQRAGLELMDMMSVYQEGAYERLCRWVQAECKKLGDTDNPEVSEPLKMAVRCLKERPVLFKYCAEEVANMRHHALFRRFISALTRGGPGGLPRPIEVHAHDPLRYAGEMLGWLHQALASERELIVVLLDPDAMTDSGPTSRRQSGRDGDSSRGEPDVTFVLDRIFEGACRPFKVRVEQALQSQPSLIVSFKLSNTLEFYGYTISELLGEDTALCNTICSLRDAAQQTFFNILKSRGEKLLRYPPLVAVDLSPPPAVREGISLLLELIDTYNSMMVPASGKRPNFDPVISALLDPIIQMCEQAAEAQKSKGSLGRRGRTSSDPSGNSRDSISVDAILSKNLSTSVLSAESSSKVYLINCLSAIQQPLMGQEVATSYANNLRSMIETHIRALVDKEVDSILRKCGLSNKMPYIKEYGSKADAKPLADIIETSPQMLLECLKAFYGIVTGTEGSLPEFEQLQVPRLRSDACYGLARALAESYELIYSAVMDPNNSYPDPRSLVKHSPEQIRTILEI; from the exons ATGGCGGCGGCGCTAGCTCCGGGGGTGTCCCGGAAGTTGAAGAAGGTGCTGGAGACGCGGACGGATAACCCGGATCTGCTGGCCTCGCTGGGCGCGCTCTCCACCTTCTACGTCCAGAACACCCCGCAGGCGCGCCGCAACCTCAAGTCCTCCATCGAGCAGCGCGCACTCGCCATCAACCGCCACTTCCTCGACGCCTCGCTCCCCGCCCACAAG GCGCTGGATCGCGTCGAGGGGGAGGTGCACGCGCTGAACGACTCCTGGAAGAA GATCGAGGAAGCATTGAGCAGttgcagtgcaagtactggggaCATCATTAGTACAACAGAGAGGCTGCAACAGGAACTAGAAGTTATCACTCAGCGGCAAGAAATTGTGTCATGCTTCCTGCGGGATTACCAACTTTCAAATGAAGAG ATAAATGCACTTCGGGAAGAAGAGATAGATGATAAATTCTTCAAAGCATTGCTGCAtgttcaagaaatacactcaaaCTGCAAGGTCCTGCTGCGAACACACCACCAG CGTGCTGGTTTGGAGCTTATGGATATGATGTCTGTGTACCAAGAAGGGGCTTATGAAAGATTATGCAG GTGGGTTCAAGCTGAATGTAAAAAATTAGGTGATACTGACAATCCTGAAGTAAGTGAGCCTTTGAAAATGGCTGTTCGCTGCCTGAAGGAAAGACCTGTACTGTTCAAGTATTGTGCAGAGGAG GTTGCCAACATGAGGCACCATGCCTTATTCAGGCGGTTTATAAGTGCTCTTACTAGAGGTGGACCTGGAGGGCTCCCAAGACCAATAGAAGTGCATGCTCATGATCCTCTTCGCTATGCAGGCGAAATGCTCGGTTGGCTGCATCAG GCCCTGGCATCAGAAAGAGAGCTTATAGTTGTCTTGCTTGATCCTGATGCAATGACTGACAGCGGTCCAACTTCTCGACGTCAGTCTGGTAGAGATGGTGATTCCTCCAGAGGAGAACCTGATGTAACTTTTGTGCTTGATAGAATATTTGAAGGAGCATGTCGGCCATTTAAAGTTCGAGTTGAGCAAGCTTTGCAGTCACAGCCAAGCCTGATAGTTTCTTTCAAACTTAGCAATACCTTGGAATTCTATGGTTACACG ATATCAGAACTGCTGGGTGAAGACACTGCACTGTGCAATACAATATGTTCACTTAGAGATGCAGCTCAGCAAACATTCTTCAATATCCTGAAGAGTCGGGGAGAGAAGTTATTGCGATATCCTCCACTAGTTGCAGTTGATCTCTCTCCCCCACCAGCTGTTAGAGAAGGAATTTCTTTGCTGCTTGAGCTCATAGATACCTACAATAGCATGATGGTTCCTGCCTCTGGAAAAAGACCAAACTTTGACCCTGTTATTTCTGCATTACTGGATCCTATAATTCAG ATGTGTGAGCAAGCTGCAGAGGCACAGAAGTCAAAAGGTTCACTTGGGCGGCGTGGTAGAACAAGCTCTGATCCTAGTGGGAATAGCAGGGATTCTATATCAGTTGATGCTATTCTGTCTAAGAATTTATCTACCTCGGTTCTG AGTGCTGAATCTTCATCCAAAGTCTACCTCATCAACTGCTTGTCAGCTATTCAGCAGCCATTGATGGGCCAGGAGGTTGCTACAAGCTATGCAAACAACCTGCGCTCTATGATTGAAACACATATTCGTGCCCTTGTCGATAAAGAAGTTGACAGCATTCTTAGGAAATGTGGACTGTCAAATAAGATGCCATACATAAAGGAGTATGGTAGCAAGGCTGATGCAAAGCCTCTGGCAGATATTATCGAGACGTCGCCACAAATGCTTCTGGAATGCTTGAAGGCATTCTATGGCATTGTGACTGGAACAGAAGGTTCCTTGCCTGAATTTGAGCAACTGCAGGTTCCAAGGTTACGTTCAGATGCTTGCTATGGTTTGGCAAGAGCTCTAGCAGAATCTTATGAGCTCATTTACAGCGCAGTGATGGATCCAAATAACAGTTATCCTGACCCAAGGTCGTTGGTTAAGCACTCTCCTGAACAGATAAGAACTATACTGGAAATCTGA